A section of the Flavobacterium sp. CG_23.5 genome encodes:
- a CDS encoding PKD domain-containing protein, which yields MKRSIYYRLLVCVVVLFISNSCSNDAPLENSRITSTPIPVPSPSPSSPPTPTTQNATLTVTAGEDVQAILSSSYRQLILSGYFFVRGTHSEIINMDNAKIQWSKKTGPTSYTIENPNSIKTKVSNLEKGVYEFELTVSYDNGLIAKDIVRFTIESISNNSNEIIFQNKVWLPIWYSNIEINDFNLLISQNNFKVYIQRENNPQWIEVKHY from the coding sequence ATGAAAAGGTCAATTTATTACCGGCTTTTGGTATGCGTAGTCGTACTGTTTATTAGTAACAGTTGTTCAAATGACGCTCCATTAGAAAATTCTCGAATTACATCAACTCCAATTCCTGTTCCTTCTCCATCCCCCTCATCTCCACCTACACCTACTACTCAAAATGCAACTCTAACTGTTACAGCAGGAGAAGATGTACAAGCAATCTTATCATCAAGCTACAGACAATTAATATTAAGTGGGTATTTTTTCGTAAGAGGAACACATAGTGAAATAATCAATATGGATAATGCAAAAATTCAATGGTCAAAAAAAACAGGTCCAACCAGTTATACCATAGAGAATCCAAACTCCATAAAAACAAAAGTTAGCAATCTGGAGAAAGGAGTATATGAATTTGAGTTAACAGTATCTTATGACAATGGATTAATTGCTAAAGACATTGTGCGATTTACAATTGAGTCCATATCAAATAACTCGAACGAAATTATTTTTCAAAATAAAGTTTGGTTGCCTATATGGTATTCCAATATCGAGATAAATGATTTCAATCTCCTAATTTCTCAAAATAATTTTAAAGTATATATTCAAAGGGAAAATAATCCGCAATGGATTGAAGTAAAACATTATTGA
- a CDS encoding SPOR domain-containing protein, with protein MRILAIKQVFFYTVGLVITSSCIQAQDRNVTINQDPKFEQLLNEKRKLNVSISANDLYKIQIYSGDSENAKKTLKGFKQEFTDTDGTIVFNTPNYKVWVGNFKTRMEAEHNLIDIRKKYKNVLLIKPNK; from the coding sequence ATGAGAATTTTAGCTATTAAACAAGTCTTTTTTTATACCGTAGGTTTAGTAATCACTTCTAGTTGTATACAAGCTCAAGATCGAAATGTAACCATAAATCAAGACCCGAAATTTGAGCAATTACTCAACGAAAAGCGAAAACTAAACGTTTCAATCTCCGCAAATGACCTTTACAAAATCCAAATTTATAGTGGAGACAGCGAAAACGCAAAGAAAACTCTGAAAGGATTTAAACAAGAATTCACTGACACTGACGGAACTATAGTTTTCAATACGCCAAATTATAAAGTTTGGGTTGGTAATTTCAAAACTCGTATGGAAGCCGAACACAATCTAATTGACATTAGAAAAAAATACAAAAATGTACTGTTGATAAAACCAAATAAATAA
- a CDS encoding c-type cytochrome — MKKVGNHNSISRKLYLSLGLTLVFSLASIAQTAAPAAATPAPAATAAVSGGDPVKGKELFNANCAACHKLDAKATGPMLRGIAAKYEKAWFYKWIHNSSDLIKSGDAQAVKVYEENNKSVMTAFPQLSEADIDNIIAYTSEPKVEAAAPIGTASVPGTAAPESAISNNVILGALGLVMAMLIVMLFLVNKVLTKVAKANGIEVAPKEPTMPIWKAFARNQFLVLVTSIFLLLTGAYLVYGFLMQIGVDQNYEPIQPIHYSHRIHAGSNGINCKYCHSSARVSKHSGIPSLNVCMNCHKNIAEVSDTTATPEYSKAFYDGEIQKLYKAVGWDQSTQKYTGKTEPVKWIRIHNLPDFVYFNHAQHVAVGGIECQTCHGPVQTYEIMKQFSPLTMGWCINCHRKTEVKMEGNEYYTKIHEELSKKYGVDKLTAAQMGGLECGKCHY, encoded by the coding sequence ATGAAAAAGGTGGGTAACCATAATTCGATCTCAAGAAAATTATATTTAAGCTTAGGGCTTACTTTAGTTTTCTCTTTAGCATCAATTGCACAAACTGCGGCTCCGGCTGCAGCAACACCAGCACCTGCGGCAACTGCTGCTGTGTCAGGTGGTGATCCTGTAAAGGGAAAAGAACTTTTTAATGCGAATTGCGCAGCATGTCATAAGTTAGATGCTAAGGCAACAGGGCCTATGTTAAGAGGCATAGCTGCAAAATACGAAAAGGCTTGGTTTTATAAATGGATTCATAATAGTTCCGATTTAATTAAATCAGGTGATGCGCAAGCTGTAAAGGTTTACGAAGAAAATAATAAGTCAGTAATGACTGCTTTTCCTCAATTGTCTGAAGCGGATATTGATAATATCATTGCTTATACATCTGAGCCTAAAGTAGAAGCTGCTGCTCCTATTGGAACTGCATCAGTACCTGGTACAGCTGCTCCAGAAAGCGCTATTTCGAATAATGTTATTCTTGGTGCTTTAGGTTTAGTGATGGCTATGCTGATTGTTATGTTGTTCTTGGTGAATAAAGTTTTGACCAAAGTAGCTAAGGCTAATGGAATTGAAGTGGCTCCAAAAGAACCAACAATGCCAATTTGGAAAGCATTTGCAAGAAATCAATTTTTAGTTTTGGTAACTTCCATATTTTTACTTTTAACGGGAGCATATCTTGTTTATGGGTTTCTAATGCAAATAGGAGTAGATCAAAATTACGAACCTATTCAGCCAATTCATTATTCGCACAGAATACATGCAGGTAGTAATGGTATTAATTGTAAATATTGTCACTCTTCTGCTAGAGTTAGTAAGCATTCAGGAATTCCTTCTTTGAATGTTTGTATGAATTGCCACAAGAATATTGCGGAAGTTTCTGATACGACTGCTACTCCGGAATATTCAAAAGCTTTTTATGATGGTGAAATTCAAAAACTTTACAAAGCAGTGGGTTGGGATCAATCAACACAAAAATATACGGGTAAAACCGAGCCTGTAAAATGGATTCGTATTCACAATTTGCCTGATTTTGTTTATTTTAATCATGCACAGCACGTAGCTGTTGGAGGTATCGAATGTCAAACTTGTCATGGTCCTGTTCAGACTTATGAAATAATGAAACAATTTTCTCCACTTACAATGGGTTGGTGTATTAATTGCCACAGAAAGACGGAAGTCAAAATGGAAGGCAATGAGTATTATACTAAAATTCATGAAGAGCTTTCTAAAAAATACGGTGTAGACAAATTGACTGCAGCGCAAATGGGTGGTCTGGAATGCGGTAAATGCCACTATTAA
- a CDS encoding TAT-variant-translocated molybdopterin oxidoreductase has product MSSNKKYWKSVEELDENSSIVEALRNNEFVEEIPTDEFLGNKDALSSSSTTRRDFLKYVGFSTAAATLAACEGPVHKSIPYVLQPEQIIPGVADYYATSVFDGFDFANLLVKTREGRPIKIDNNTIAGAKFAANARIHASILSLYDSMRLKEPKIEGKNATWSAVDSKIKSSVADAKAKGGQVVLLTNTLASPSTEKLVADFISKNPNAKHVVYDAVSSSEALDAFETVYGERALVDYDFSKASLIVSVGADFLGDWQGGGYDSGYAQGRIPKNGKMSRHFQLESNMTLSGAAADKRFAMSTANQKQALVLIYNIITGSSAAVSLDSKFNAEVTKAAQQLKAAGSKGVLVSGIQDKNAQLLVLAINQVLASEAFSTLGTRQIRKGSNEKVTQLINDMKAGSVHTLIMSGVNPVYTLADSKVFADALKKVKTSVNFSLKEDETALLTTIAAPAPHYLESWGDLSLTKGSYSITQPTIRPLFNTKQFQEILLSLNGVAGSFYDYVKGNALTIVAGSTWNKVLHDGVFVGAIPSASAGSADYSAAANALAGSKAAQSFELVLYTKTGLGDGQQANNPWLQELPDPITRVSWDNYVTVSNADAKKLGLSNEIVANGGLNGSYATITTADGLKLENVPVIVQPGQAIGTVGLALGYGRKAALKEEMQVGLNAYSLYKGYNDVQSVSIAKADGEHEFACVQGQKTLMGRGDIIKETTLEIFNTKDAEFWNEQPMVSLDHKEVAATSVDLWGSFDRSTGHHFNLSIDLNACTGCGACVIACHAENNVPVVGKAEVRRSRDMHWLRIDRYYSSESTFAGDNERKENIAGLSSSLSTFNEMEKAGDNPQVSFQPVMCQHCNHAPCETVCPVAATSHGRQGQNQMAYNRCVGTRYCANNCPYKVRRFNWFLYNKNSEFDYHMNDDLGRMVLNPDVNVRSRGVMEKCSMCIQMTQATILNAKREGRPIVDGEFQTACSNACSTGAMKFGDVNDTESEVTKLAADERMYHLLEHVGTKPNVIYHVKVRNT; this is encoded by the coding sequence ATGTCATCAAACAAAAAATACTGGAAAAGTGTTGAAGAACTAGACGAAAATAGTTCTATTGTTGAGGCGCTTAGAAATAACGAATTTGTTGAAGAAATTCCTACTGATGAATTTTTAGGAAATAAAGATGCGTTGTCATCTTCTTCTACAACACGTCGTGATTTTCTAAAGTACGTTGGGTTTAGTACTGCGGCAGCTACGCTTGCAGCTTGTGAAGGGCCAGTACATAAGTCTATACCTTATGTTCTGCAACCAGAACAAATCATTCCTGGAGTAGCAGATTATTATGCGACTTCTGTTTTTGATGGTTTTGATTTTGCTAATCTTTTAGTAAAAACACGTGAAGGGCGTCCTATTAAAATAGATAACAACACTATTGCAGGAGCTAAATTTGCTGCCAATGCTAGGATTCATGCGTCAATATTGTCATTGTATGACAGTATGCGTTTGAAAGAACCTAAAATTGAAGGTAAAAATGCAACTTGGTCTGCTGTTGATTCAAAAATAAAATCTAGTGTAGCTGATGCTAAAGCAAAAGGTGGTCAAGTAGTATTGTTAACTAATACTCTGGCAAGTCCTTCAACTGAAAAGTTGGTTGCTGATTTTATTTCTAAAAATCCAAATGCTAAACACGTCGTTTACGATGCGGTTTCTTCTTCGGAAGCATTAGATGCTTTTGAAACAGTTTATGGAGAAAGAGCTTTAGTTGATTATGATTTTTCAAAAGCTTCACTTATCGTTTCTGTAGGTGCTGATTTTCTTGGAGACTGGCAAGGTGGAGGATATGATTCAGGTTATGCTCAAGGTAGAATTCCGAAAAACGGAAAAATGTCTCGTCATTTCCAATTAGAATCAAATATGACTTTATCGGGTGCTGCTGCTGATAAGCGTTTTGCAATGTCAACTGCAAATCAAAAACAAGCACTTGTACTTATATACAATATCATTACTGGTTCTTCTGCAGCGGTAAGTTTAGATAGTAAATTTAATGCTGAAGTTACTAAGGCGGCTCAACAGTTAAAAGCTGCTGGTTCAAAAGGAGTTTTAGTTTCTGGAATTCAAGATAAAAACGCCCAATTATTAGTTTTAGCAATCAATCAAGTATTGGCTAGTGAAGCTTTTAGTACTTTGGGAACAAGACAGATTAGAAAAGGTTCAAACGAGAAAGTGACTCAATTGATTAATGATATGAAAGCGGGAAGCGTTCATACTTTAATTATGAGTGGCGTTAATCCTGTTTATACCCTAGCGGATAGTAAAGTCTTTGCTGATGCACTTAAAAAAGTTAAAACATCAGTTAATTTCTCTTTAAAAGAAGATGAAACTGCTTTATTAACTACAATTGCTGCTCCGGCTCCACATTATTTAGAGTCTTGGGGAGATTTAAGTTTGACAAAAGGTTCTTATAGTATAACACAGCCTACAATTCGTCCGTTATTCAACACAAAACAATTTCAAGAAATTTTATTGTCTTTGAATGGTGTTGCTGGTTCTTTTTACGATTATGTAAAAGGAAATGCTTTGACAATCGTTGCTGGTTCAACTTGGAATAAGGTATTACACGACGGTGTATTTGTTGGTGCGATACCATCAGCTTCCGCCGGTTCTGCTGATTATTCTGCTGCTGCAAATGCTTTAGCAGGATCAAAAGCTGCTCAATCATTTGAATTGGTGTTGTACACTAAAACTGGATTGGGTGATGGACAACAAGCTAATAACCCTTGGTTACAAGAATTACCAGATCCAATAACAAGAGTTTCTTGGGATAATTATGTTACTGTTTCGAATGCTGATGCTAAGAAATTAGGATTGTCAAATGAAATTGTTGCTAATGGTGGTTTGAATGGAAGTTATGCTACAATCACAACTGCTGACGGTTTAAAACTAGAAAATGTACCGGTTATTGTTCAACCAGGACAAGCTATAGGTACAGTAGGTTTAGCTTTAGGTTATGGTCGTAAAGCGGCTTTAAAAGAAGAAATGCAAGTAGGTTTAAATGCTTACTCGTTATATAAAGGCTATAATGATGTACAATCTGTATCAATAGCTAAAGCAGATGGTGAACACGAATTTGCTTGTGTTCAAGGTCAAAAAACATTAATGGGAAGAGGGGATATCATTAAAGAAACAACTTTAGAGATATTCAATACAAAAGATGCTGAATTTTGGAACGAGCAACCAATGGTATCTTTAGACCACAAGGAAGTAGCCGCTACATCAGTAGATTTATGGGGTTCATTTGATCGTTCTACTGGACATCACTTTAATCTATCTATTGACTTAAACGCTTGTACTGGATGTGGTGCTTGTGTAATCGCTTGTCATGCCGAAAATAACGTTCCAGTTGTTGGAAAAGCAGAGGTAAGAAGAAGTCGCGATATGCACTGGTTGCGTATTGACAGATACTATTCTTCTGAAAGTACATTTGCAGGAGATAACGAAAGAAAAGAGAATATTGCAGGTTTGTCTAGTTCATTGTCTACATTCAATGAAATGGAGAAAGCAGGGGATAATCCACAAGTTTCTTTTCAACCTGTAATGTGTCAGCATTGTAACCATGCACCTTGTGAAACAGTTTGTCCTGTGGCAGCTACCTCGCACGGTCGTCAAGGTCAAAACCAAATGGCTTATAACAGATGTGTTGGTACGCGTTACTGTGCTAATAACTGTCCTTATAAAGTACGTCGTTTTAACTGGTTCTTATATAATAAAAACAGTGAATTCGATTATCACATGAATGACGATTTAGGACGTATGGTGTTAAATCCAGATGTTAACGTTCGTTCTCGTGGAGTTATGGAAAAATGTTCTATGTGTATTCAAATGACACAAGCAACAATTTTAAATGCAAAAAGAGAAGGACGACCTATCGTAGATGGCGAATTCCAGACTGCATGTTCAAATGCTTGTTCTACTGGAGCAATGAAATTTGGAGATGTGAATGATACAGAAAGTGAAGTAACTAAGTTAGCTGCTGATGAAAGAATGTATCACTTATTAGAACATGTTGGAACAAAACCTAATGTGATTTATCATGTTAAAGTTAGAAATACCTAG
- the nrfD gene encoding NrfD/PsrC family molybdoenzyme membrane anchor subunit, which translates to MSSHYEATIRKPLVIGDKSYHDVTVDVAAPVEGKANKHWWIVFTIALTAFLWGLGCIIYTVSTGIGTWGLNKTVGWAWDITNFVWWVGIGHAGTLISAVLLLFRQRWRMAINRSAEAMTIFSVIQAGLFPIIHMGRPWLAYWVLPIPNQFGSLWVNFNSPLLWDVFAISTYLSVSLVFWWTGLLPDFAMLRDRAITPFNKRIYSILSFGWSGRAKDWQRFEEVSLVLAGLATPLVLSVHTIVSMDFATSVIPGWHTTIFPPYFVAGAVFSGFAMVNTLLIIMRKVSNLEAYITIQHIELMNIVIMITGSIVGVAYITELFIAWYSGVEYEQYAFLNRATGPYWWAYWSMMTCNVFSPQFMWFKKLRTSIMFSFIISIVVNIGMWFERFVIIVTSLHRDYLPSSWTMFSPTFVDIGIFIGTIGFFFVLFLLYSRTFPVIAQAEVKTILKGTGDNHKRQREANKDLHHE; encoded by the coding sequence ATGTCGTCTCACTACGAAGCAACCATTAGAAAACCTTTAGTTATAGGTGATAAATCTTATCACGACGTAACAGTAGATGTAGCTGCACCTGTAGAAGGTAAAGCAAACAAACATTGGTGGATTGTATTTACAATCGCATTAACCGCGTTCCTTTGGGGACTAGGTTGTATCATTTACACCGTATCTACAGGTATAGGAACATGGGGATTAAATAAAACTGTTGGTTGGGCTTGGGATATCACGAACTTCGTTTGGTGGGTAGGTATTGGTCACGCAGGAACCTTAATTTCTGCTGTATTATTACTTTTCCGTCAACGATGGAGAATGGCCATTAACCGTTCTGCGGAAGCAATGACTATTTTCTCTGTGATCCAAGCAGGTTTATTTCCAATTATTCACATGGGTCGTCCATGGTTAGCGTATTGGGTTTTACCTATCCCGAATCAATTTGGTTCACTTTGGGTAAACTTTAACTCGCCATTACTTTGGGATGTATTTGCAATTTCTACGTATCTTTCAGTATCATTAGTTTTCTGGTGGACTGGTTTATTACCTGATTTTGCTATGCTACGTGATAGAGCAATTACTCCTTTCAATAAGCGCATCTATTCAATATTAAGTTTTGGATGGAGCGGAAGAGCAAAAGACTGGCAACGTTTCGAAGAAGTTTCTTTGGTACTTGCAGGTTTAGCAACTCCACTTGTACTTTCTGTACATACTATTGTATCGATGGATTTTGCTACTTCAGTAATACCGGGATGGCATACTACAATTTTCCCTCCTTATTTTGTTGCTGGAGCCGTTTTCTCTGGATTTGCAATGGTAAACACCTTGCTTATTATTATGAGGAAAGTTTCTAATCTTGAAGCATACATTACCATTCAGCATATTGAATTGATGAACATCGTAATTATGATTACAGGTTCTATTGTTGGTGTTGCTTATATTACGGAGCTTTTTATCGCTTGGTATTCTGGGGTTGAATACGAACAATATGCTTTCTTGAACAGAGCTACCGGACCGTACTGGTGGGCATACTGGTCAATGATGACTTGTAATGTTTTCTCTCCACAATTCATGTGGTTCAAAAAATTAAGAACAAGTATTATGTTTTCTTTTATAATTTCAATTGTTGTAAATATTGGAATGTGGTTTGAAAGATTTGTAATTATCGTAACTTCGTTACATAGAGATTATTTACCATCTTCTTGGACAATGTTCTCACCTACATTTGTAGATATTGGAATTTTCATTGGTACAATAGGTTTCTTCTTTGTTTTGTTTTTGTTATATTCTAGAACATTCCCAGTGATAGCTCAAGCGGAAGTAAAAACAATTTTGAAAGGAACGGGAGATAATCACAAAAGACAAAGAGAAGCAAATAAAGATTTACATCATGAGTAA
- a CDS encoding DUF3341 domain-containing protein, protein MSNKVIYAIYNDDDILMDAVKKTRAAHYHIEEVFSPFPVHGLDKAMGLAPTRLAICAFIYGLLGLSFGTWMMNYIMIQDWPQDIGGKPSFSYIDNMPAFVPIMFEETVFFAAHLMVITFYMRSKLWPFKAAENPDVRTTDDHFLMEVAVHDNESELVSFFESTGAVEVKVIVKN, encoded by the coding sequence ATGAGTAATAAAGTAATATACGCCATTTATAATGACGATGATATTTTGATGGATGCCGTTAAGAAAACTAGGGCAGCTCATTATCATATTGAAGAAGTTTTTTCTCCATTCCCTGTTCACGGATTGGACAAAGCGATGGGACTTGCTCCTACAAGATTAGCCATTTGTGCTTTTATCTATGGATTGTTAGGGTTGTCATTTGGAACATGGATGATGAACTATATCATGATACAAGATTGGCCTCAAGATATTGGTGGTAAACCAAGCTTTAGTTATATTGATAACATGCCTGCTTTTGTGCCAATTATGTTTGAAGAAACTGTATTTTTTGCAGCTCACTTAATGGTTATTACTTTTTATATGAGAAGTAAATTGTGGCCTTTTAAAGCAGCTGAAAATCCAGATGTTAGAACTACAGATGACCATTTTTTAATGGAAGTTGCTGTGCATGATAATGAAAGTGAACTAGTTTCCTTTTTTGAAAGCACAGGAGCAGTAGAAGTAAAAGTAATTGTAAAGAATTAA
- a CDS encoding c-type cytochrome, translated as MKSLYKITFLVCITILVSSCHDNSRPNYQYMPNMYEAVSYETYQESNAFKNGKEGQLPPVGTINRGFEPYDYENSTAGYDLAKANLQSPLDSISEKDSEKSKELYEIYCAICHGNEGNGKGKLVTQGKYLGVPSYKDRVITEGSVFHVQTYGLNSMGSYANQLNSHERWLVASYVINLKSKL; from the coding sequence ATGAAAAGTCTATATAAAATAACATTTTTAGTTTGTATTACTATTTTAGTTTCGTCTTGTCATGATAATTCAAGGCCTAATTACCAATACATGCCAAATATGTACGAAGCCGTAAGTTATGAAACTTACCAAGAATCGAATGCATTTAAGAACGGTAAAGAAGGTCAACTTCCTCCGGTTGGAACAATAAATAGAGGTTTTGAACCTTATGATTATGAAAATTCAACTGCTGGTTACGATTTAGCTAAAGCTAATTTACAGTCACCTTTAGATTCAATTTCTGAAAAGGATTCTGAAAAATCTAAAGAGTTGTACGAGATATATTGTGCAATTTGTCACGGTAACGAGGGTAATGGTAAAGGGAAGTTAGTAACACAAGGTAAATATTTAGGTGTTCCTAGCTACAAAGACAGGGTAATAACTGAAGGAAGTGTTTTTCATGTTCAAACTTATGGTTTGAATTCAATGGGTTCTTATGCTAATCAATTGAATTCGCATGAACGTTGGTTAGTAGCTTCTTACGTTATTAATCTGAAATCAAAATTATAA
- a CDS encoding quinol:cytochrome C oxidoreductase has product MYTFSSKLKTFSFVLMAVGLLGIGYGFLTAPKDIQEVEKILAAETHGGHGEAKHEVSIPAGEAHAEMGKTNEVKEAAEHKEHAEHVLHQLQNKPWASIYVACIFFMLLSMGVLAFYAIQQVAQAGWSPVLFRVMQGITAYLPVGSVIFFIILIICGLNIFHSNSLFIWLDPEVVAHDKIIANKSGYLNFPFWIIRAAIFLGGWNVYRYFSRKNCLAQDEASDDLWYKKNFKMSAAFLVFFIVTESIMSWDWIMSIDPHWSSTLFGWYVFASFFVSGITMITMVSLYLKSRGYLEYVNTSHIHDLAKFMFGISVFWTYLWFSQFMLIWYANIPEEITYFVTRIQLYNLPFFGAVVMNFLFPILILINTDFKRITWILVMAGTVILLGHYIDFFNMIMPGTVGDRWFIGVSEIASVFFFLGLFIYVVFTALTKAPLLPKRNPFIEESKHFHY; this is encoded by the coding sequence ATGTATACATTTTCAAGTAAATTAAAAACATTCTCTTTTGTCTTAATGGCCGTTGGTCTATTAGGAATAGGATATGGTTTTTTAACTGCACCAAAAGACATTCAAGAAGTAGAAAAAATTCTTGCTGCTGAAACTCATGGAGGTCATGGTGAAGCAAAACATGAAGTCTCAATTCCCGCAGGAGAGGCTCATGCTGAAATGGGAAAAACCAATGAAGTTAAAGAGGCAGCTGAACATAAAGAACACGCTGAACATGTTTTGCATCAATTGCAAAATAAACCTTGGGCTTCGATATATGTTGCTTGTATTTTCTTTATGTTGCTTTCAATGGGAGTTTTAGCTTTCTATGCAATACAACAAGTGGCGCAGGCAGGTTGGTCCCCAGTTTTGTTTAGAGTAATGCAGGGTATAACTGCTTATTTACCGGTGGGTTCTGTTATTTTTTTTATAATACTTATTATTTGTGGCTTAAATATTTTCCACTCAAACAGTCTGTTTATATGGTTAGACCCTGAAGTTGTTGCACATGATAAAATCATAGCTAATAAATCAGGATATTTAAACTTTCCTTTTTGGATTATTAGAGCAGCGATCTTTTTAGGTGGTTGGAATGTATATCGCTATTTTTCAAGAAAAAATTGTTTGGCACAAGATGAAGCATCTGATGATCTTTGGTACAAAAAGAATTTTAAAATGTCAGCGGCATTTCTTGTTTTCTTTATAGTTACTGAGTCTATCATGTCTTGGGATTGGATTATGTCAATAGACCCGCATTGGTCAAGTACCTTGTTTGGATGGTATGTTTTTGCTAGTTTCTTTGTTAGTGGAATTACAATGATTACAATGGTTTCTCTATACTTAAAATCAAGAGGTTATTTAGAGTATGTAAATACCAGTCATATTCATGATTTAGCGAAATTTATGTTTGGTATCAGCGTTTTTTGGACCTACTTATGGTTTTCACAATTCATGTTGATTTGGTATGCTAATATTCCAGAAGAGATCACCTATTTTGTAACTAGAATACAATTATATAATCTTCCGTTTTTTGGTGCTGTTGTTATGAATTTCTTGTTTCCTATTTTGATTTTGATAAATACTGATTTCAAAAGGATTACATGGATTCTAGTAATGGCTGGTACAGTAATTTTATTAGGACATTATATAGATTTCTTCAATATGATTATGCCTGGAACAGTTGGTGACAGATGGTTTATTGGTGTATCCGAAATTGCGTCCGTGTTTTTCTTCCTTGGATTATTTATTTATGTTGTATTCACAGCATTAACTAAAGCACCTTTGTTACCAAAAAGAAATCCATTTATAGAAGAGAGTAAACATTTTCATTATTAA
- a CDS encoding cytochrome c oxidase subunit II: MTSLLVIIVLVLLAVALWQLTKIFDLTQVGTYSDNSQIANDDDNNVQGYLMFGFLAFLYVFTIYGLFKWGPLVLHTPASAHGGQVDNLMNITWVLIFTVQAITQALLYYFSFKYRGTKDLKALYFADNNRLEALWSVIPAVVLAGLILYGLYAWTNIMFIDDEEDTVVIELYAQQFNWTARYAGNDNVLGKANVRLIEGVNTLGVDLADPYSQDDVVVKELHIPKGKKIHFKMRSQDVLHSAYMPYFRAQMNCVPGMVTEFAYTPIYTTEEYRELPYMVEKVANINAIRAKKSIDLVAKGETALDPYSFDFLLLCNKICGASHYNMQMKVIVDTPEDYRKWLKEKATLVQEVKTAKTPTAPVDGAKGADSTKGKDTAAAVVKIAMK, translated from the coding sequence ATGACAAGTTTGTTGGTAATTATAGTTTTAGTTTTATTAGCCGTTGCTTTATGGCAATTGACGAAGATATTTGATCTTACTCAAGTAGGAACATATTCGGACAATTCTCAAATAGCGAACGATGATGATAATAATGTTCAGGGTTATTTGATGTTTGGTTTTTTAGCTTTCCTTTATGTTTTTACAATTTACGGATTGTTTAAATGGGGACCATTAGTTCTTCATACTCCTGCTTCAGCTCATGGTGGACAAGTGGATAATTTAATGAATATTACATGGGTTCTTATATTTACTGTTCAGGCAATAACTCAAGCATTATTATATTATTTTTCCTTTAAATATAGAGGTACAAAAGATTTAAAAGCATTGTATTTCGCTGATAATAACAGATTGGAAGCATTATGGAGTGTTATTCCTGCTGTAGTTCTTGCCGGTTTAATCCTATATGGTCTTTATGCTTGGACAAATATCATGTTTATTGATGATGAAGAAGATACTGTTGTTATTGAATTGTATGCACAACAATTTAATTGGACTGCACGATATGCCGGTAATGATAATGTTTTAGGTAAAGCTAACGTTAGACTGATAGAAGGGGTTAATACTCTTGGTGTTGATTTAGCAGATCCTTATTCGCAAGATGATGTTGTTGTTAAGGAACTGCATATTCCTAAAGGTAAAAAAATTCATTTCAAAATGCGTTCTCAAGATGTACTGCATTCAGCTTATATGCCTTATTTTAGAGCGCAAATGAACTGTGTACCAGGGATGGTAACTGAATTTGCTTATACACCTATCTACACAACTGAAGAATACAGAGAATTACCCTATATGGTAGAGAAAGTTGCAAATATTAATGCTATAAGAGCTAAGAAAAGTATTGATCTTGTTGCAAAAGGTGAAACGGCGCTTGACCCTTATTCTTTTGATTTTTTATTGCTTTGTAATAAAATATGTGGAGCTTCTCATTACAACATGCAAATGAAAGTAATTGTAGATACCCCAGAAGATTATAGAAAGTGGTTAAAAGAAAAAGCTACGTTAGTACAAGAAGTTAAAACAGCTAAAACTCCCACTGCTCCTGTTGATGGCGCTAAAGGAGCAGATTCTACTAAAGGTAAGGATACCGCAGCAGCTGTTGTTAAAATAGCAATGAAATAA